From the Nodularia sphaerocarpa UHCC 0038 genome, the window CAGAGAACCGTCAAAGTGTCCGGAGATACTTAGAAGCTTTCCTTTCCCTAGTCAAGGACCAGAAGATAGAAGCCTCACCTCGTGGGTTTCTTTTTGACCAACCGAATCGTGCATTAGTTATGTACCACCCACTCTCCACAGGAGAACTCAACGGTACGGCAATCACAATTAATATTCAAGCACCTAATAACTTTGGTGCTGGAGCTGTGAAGAGTGGAATACAACCATCTTTGAGAGAGAGGTTAAAACTAAGTCGTTAAATAATACCCAGTTTTTCATGGCGATTAATCAGTGTCCTGTGTGGTTTATTTGAGGTGTATCGTGTTGAAATCAAGTTTTAAGAGCATTGCAATCTTATCGTCGTGTTTGGCCGTAGTGCTGACAATTTGCGAGTCAGCTACTGCACAGTTACGGGTGAACGAAAATCGTTCTATCCCAAAGGGACAAGAGTCAGAGTTTCTCAATTTTCAGCGTCAGAATAATCAGAATATGCGCCAGATGCGGATTATGCCTGATTGTAGCGTGGGATCTGGTCTGGGCTGTAACAAAACTGGAACAGTCGTCGAGAGGATCATTAATCAGTCTAATGGCACTAACTACCAAGATATGTTAATGCGAGCGGCTGGTGGTCAAGATAACTACAATAAGTTTGCTGCCTTTTACGGTAATAATCCTCAGATCCCAAATATTCCCTATGCCTCTTTTTGGAAGAATGAAGATCCTTCCATTCTCGACGGATCTCGATACGTTCTGGGGGAACCTGTCAGTCGTAATCCTTTGTCAGGGCTAAAAAGTGTTACTAATAACTTTGCCTGGTCTCCGTCATCGAGAGCCAGAGAAATCAGTCCTCGTGATGGATTGCTAAATTTGAAATACGCTTACGGACGTGTCCTGTTTGAAGAAGCCGCCAAAATTCCCAACCTGGAACAGCAGATTAAGTCTTTGAATTTGCCCCCAGAGATGACCAAGTTTTATGTGGATAATATTTCTCAAGGAATACGTAACTTAAAAACTGGTAATGAAAGCGGACTCAGACAAAGCGTTTTAAGAGTACTTTCTTTTCCCCACTCTCCAGGCGTTACCAATGACGGTTGGTTTAATCGCACACTAATTAATCTACCTGCATCTGAAGTTGGAGTCGCACCTCTGTTACCAGATACTTTTGTGGGCTTAATTCCCCCAATTGGGGGAAGCGAGATCGTGACTGGCTTTATTCCGCCTACCTTTGGGGAAGTTTTAGCACCGGCAACAGCCATTCCCTGGCTACCTTATACCGCCTTAGTGCCTCTTCTTTGGCTTCTTTTTAACGCCGGAGGCGGTGGCGGGGATGAGGTCTCAGCTCAGGCCCCTCCTCTTCTAGTTGTTTCCCCAGAAATACCTCCTGTTATAGAGGTTCCCCCAGGAACACCTCCTGTTATAGAGGTTCCCCCAGAAACACCTCCTGTTACAGAGGTTCCCCCAGAAACACCTCCTGTTACAGTTGTTCCCCCAGAAACACCTCCTGTTGAAGAGGTTCCCCCAGGAACACCTCCTGTGATAGTTGTTCCCCCAGAAACACCTCCTGTGACGAAGGTACCAGAGCCTTCAGCGCTCAACGCTTTACTGTTGTTAACTGTGGCATTGGGTATGCTTAATTACAAACAGAGGCTTGTACATACCAAGAGCTAATTTTCTGGAGTTTAGGTAGCGATCGCTTAAATAAATAAATAAAAAATCCCTCGACTAATCAGCGAGGGATTTTGATTTTTAGTACTTTGCACATGAAATGTATCCCACATTAAAAGCCTATCTATCCTTTTCAAATTATGTGTGCCAAAATGCCAAATTAATGTAACTCATTCAATCCATGACGGCTCTTAATCATTTGTGGCTACCTGTCCCGACAAATTTGACTTTATTGCCAAATGATGTCCATGTCTGGCGGATTAACCTTGATGTCCCAGAAGCACAGCGACAAAATTTGCTAGCAACCCTTTCGGGTGACGAAATTGCTCGTGCTAACCGATTCCATTTTCTGGAGCATCGGCAGCGTTTTATCGCCGGGCGCGGTATCCTGCGAAGTATATTGGCTAGCTACTTGGGTATTGAGCCGCAACAGGTACTATTTGATTATCAAGAGCGTGGTAAACCAGTGTTAGGGGATAATTTAACTCAGAGTGGCTTATGCTTTAACTTGTCTCATTCCCAGGGTTTAGGGCTGTGTGCAGTCAATTATCACGGTGAAATTGGCATAGATTTAGAGTATATTCGCCCAATGTCTGATGTGGAAGCCCTTGCCAAAAGGTTCTTTTTACCGAGAGAATATGAGTTAGTGCGATCGCTATCAGCTGACCAACAGCAAGAAATATTTTTCCGTTATTGGACTTGTAAGGAAGCTTATTTAAAAGCCACTGGAGATGGACTAGCTAAATTAGAACAAATTGAAATATTACTCAGTTCCACAGAACCAGCTCAGTTACATACATCTGAAAATTGGAGTCTGTTCGAGCTAACTCCTGCTCAGGATTATTTTGCTGCTGTGGTTGTGGAGGGTTCTGGTTGTGATTTGAAGTTTTGGCAATACTGATAAGTGTCCTGTTACTTATCTTCTTGCATATTTCTCACAATTTTTGTCACTAGCCTTCTGGGTGTAAAACTGACGCTTTTTGCCAGTATTTGATTGATTAGACCAGGAATGACAATGGTTTGGCCTTTCATTAATCCATTATAACCGATTTTAGCCACTGTTGCGGCATCCATCATCCTTTTACCCTTCATTAGTTTAGAGTCTGCCATCCCCGTTCGTTGATGAAAAGCAGACTCAGTTGAACCTGGACAAAGCACCGTCACTGTCACACCAGTACCTTCTAATTCATTGGCGATCGCCTCAGAAAATGATAATATGTAAGCCTTGGTAGCAAAATAGACCGCCATCAAAGGGCCTGGTTGAAAAGCCGCAGCCGAAGAAACGTTTAATATTTTGCCATAGCCTTGCTTGACCATATCCTTC encodes:
- the hetI gene encoding 4'-phosphopantetheinyl transferase HetI, yielding MTALNHLWLPVPTNLTLLPNDVHVWRINLDVPEAQRQNLLATLSGDEIARANRFHFLEHRQRFIAGRGILRSILASYLGIEPQQVLFDYQERGKPVLGDNLTQSGLCFNLSHSQGLGLCAVNYHGEIGIDLEYIRPMSDVEALAKRFFLPREYELVRSLSADQQQEIFFRYWTCKEAYLKATGDGLAKLEQIEILLSSTEPAQLHTSENWSLFELTPAQDYFAAVVVEGSGCDLKFWQY
- a CDS encoding SDR family NAD(P)-dependent oxidoreductase produces the protein MNITKQIQCKQTALITGAAGGIGYELAYIFASNDYDLVLVDRIGIKLKEIALKFQEEFGNLVTTIVKDLSISTSPQEILAELQAANIKVDVLVNNAGFGIYGLFNETDLTAELEMLQVNMVCLTHLTKLFLKDMVKQGYGKILNVSSAAAFQPGPLMAVYFATKAYILSFSEAIANELEGTGVTVTVLCPGSTESAFHQRTGMADSKLMKGKRMMDAATVAKIGYNGLMKGQTIVIPGLINQILAKSVSFTPRRLVTKIVRNMQEDK